A genome region from Pseudomonas sp. N3-W includes the following:
- a CDS encoding AAA family ATPase: protein MRWLSSLAIRLGPIAFVVMTLVVVAQFWMQHHPNSTDIGQYGQDVADFLHAHAWTLLAFAGVFWLVTFAGLFHEQERRKSPNVSKGNRIMDALDRLTNRQSLEQKLAREPESVVIDSEKLAAALKSKVIGQDAVCDDMAAQIRRRLALKQRNKPVGVFILAGPPGTGKTYLAKCLATELQRNLLHFDMTQFSSGAHAATQLFGASKGYVGSNTYGKLTAALRDTPDAVVLLDEIEKAHPDIHKNFLTAWNDGFVTEASDGRQISTANAIFIMTTNAATDALQSLGVTFANDADELRRASTNALREVGFAPEVLNRIDRIFVFRSLCGLDVARVTALAIEAMIQSYGLEVAAGGIDSDILVDMMRRQQRLGSGASSRDLLRAVEESIADTLIDAREQGHTKVVLLSVDGYVIAKPEL, encoded by the coding sequence ATGCGTTGGCTGAGTTCGCTGGCGATACGGCTGGGGCCGATCGCATTTGTCGTGATGACGCTTGTGGTTGTCGCGCAATTCTGGATGCAACATCACCCCAACAGTACCGATATCGGTCAGTACGGGCAGGATGTCGCTGATTTTCTGCATGCGCATGCCTGGACCCTGCTCGCGTTTGCGGGTGTTTTCTGGCTGGTCACGTTTGCAGGGCTATTCCATGAGCAAGAACGCCGCAAAAGCCCTAATGTCAGCAAAGGAAATCGGATCATGGATGCACTGGACAGGCTCACAAATCGCCAATCGCTGGAACAGAAGCTGGCTCGGGAACCCGAGTCCGTGGTCATCGACTCGGAAAAGCTGGCTGCAGCGCTCAAGAGCAAGGTCATTGGCCAGGACGCGGTCTGTGACGACATGGCCGCTCAGATCAGGCGGCGCCTCGCGCTCAAACAGCGCAACAAGCCTGTCGGCGTTTTCATCCTGGCCGGGCCACCGGGGACCGGTAAAACCTACCTCGCCAAATGCCTGGCAACCGAGTTGCAACGCAATCTGTTGCACTTCGACATGACCCAGTTCTCCAGTGGTGCGCATGCCGCCACGCAACTGTTTGGTGCATCCAAAGGCTATGTCGGCTCCAATACCTACGGAAAATTGACTGCTGCGTTGCGCGATACGCCGGATGCCGTGGTGCTGTTGGATGAAATAGAGAAGGCGCACCCGGATATTCACAAGAATTTCCTGACGGCCTGGAACGATGGGTTCGTGACCGAGGCCTCCGACGGTCGACAGATTTCGACGGCCAACGCCATTTTCATCATGACCACGAATGCCGCTACCGATGCCCTGCAGTCGCTGGGTGTCACTTTCGCCAACGATGCCGATGAGTTGCGTCGTGCCTCGACCAATGCGCTGCGCGAAGTGGGTTTTGCGCCGGAAGTGTTGAACCGTATCGACCGGATCTTTGTGTTCAGGTCGCTTTGCGGTCTGGATGTCGCTCGTGTCACCGCGCTTGCAATCGAAGCCATGATCCAGAGCTATGGACTGGAGGTCGCAGCCGGTGGTATCGACTCGGATATCCTTGTCGACATGATGCGTCGCCAGCAACGGCTGGGGAGTGGTGCATCGTCACGCGATCTGCTGCGAGCGGTTGAAGAGTCGATTGCCGACACGCTGATCGACGCTCGAGAACAAGGCCACACGAAAGTGGTGTTGCTCTCGGTTGATGGTTACGTTATCGCCAAACCCGAACTATGA
- a CDS encoding site-specific integrase codes for MIALGWYTGARIEELCRLTTDSVITVDGVQCFDFPKSKSKASKRVVPIHPSLLAAVDRLRKDSTDTFLIPAESADKYGKRSHAISKAFGRLRTAAGFSRLHVFHSFRHTVVTELIRADVPDALAKELVGHETGSVTHDVYSKGASTKQKFDAISKLPTIATGLKL; via the coding sequence TTGATTGCTTTGGGCTGGTACACGGGGGCCAGGATTGAAGAGCTTTGCAGACTGACCACGGACAGCGTGATTACCGTCGATGGTGTCCAGTGTTTTGACTTCCCCAAGAGCAAAAGCAAGGCGAGTAAGCGTGTGGTACCGATTCATCCAAGCCTGTTGGCCGCTGTGGATCGACTCCGTAAGGACAGCACAGATACCTTCCTCATCCCCGCAGAGTCAGCAGATAAGTATGGCAAGCGGTCGCACGCAATCTCCAAAGCATTTGGCAGGTTACGTACAGCGGCAGGGTTCAGCAGACTGCATGTCTTTCACAGTTTCCGGCACACAGTTGTGACCGAGCTAATCAGGGCAGACGTGCCAGACGCACTGGCGAAAGAATTGGTAGGTCATGAGACGGGATCAGTTACCCATGATGTTTATTCGAAGGGTGCGTCCACAAAACAGAAGTTTGACGCTATATCGAAGCTGCCCACCATAGCGACGGGTTTGAAGCTGTGA
- a CDS encoding IS3 family transposase: MRKSYSSEFKLKAASMVLDEGQSVPEVCASLDIGPTALRRWVDQVRKERLGSTPVGAKAITADQREIQQLKALLRQKDLDIEILKKASALLLLDSKDHSR; this comes from the coding sequence ATGCGTAAATCTTATTCCAGTGAGTTCAAGCTCAAGGCTGCCAGCATGGTGCTGGACGAAGGCCAGTCAGTTCCAGAAGTCTGTGCCAGTCTGGATATTGGCCCTACTGCCTTGCGCCGTTGGGTCGATCAGGTTCGCAAAGAGCGCTTGGGCTCGACCCCGGTGGGGGCCAAGGCGATTACCGCCGATCAGCGAGAGATTCAGCAGCTCAAAGCGTTGCTCAGGCAAAAAGACCTGGACATTGAAATCCTAAAAAAGGCCAGTGCTCTCCTGCTTTTGGACTCCAAAGATCATTCTCGCTGA
- a CDS encoding IS3 family transposase produces the protein MDEQYGVNNCCRAFGVNRSSFYAWRQRQGKVKPEREKLKAVLVEHHKESRASAGSRTLSKELQAKGHRVGRHMARSLMREAGVASHQRRRHKYKSSGVEALVAPHVLKRKFDVTAINQVWCGDVTYIKVGKRWMYFAAVLDLFARRIVGWSFSMISDASLTCEALRMAVQLRGRPKEVLFHSDQGCQYTSHKFRNEMRKHGLLQSMSRKGECWDNAPMERFFGSLKSEWVPDDGYSSEYEARVDVQRYVMRYNNVRLHSYNDYRSPVAMEKLAA, from the coding sequence CTGGACGAGCAGTACGGCGTCAACAATTGCTGTCGGGCGTTTGGAGTCAACCGCAGCAGCTTTTACGCCTGGCGTCAGCGCCAAGGCAAGGTGAAACCTGAGCGGGAGAAACTTAAAGCCGTGCTGGTCGAGCATCATAAGGAATCCAGAGCGTCCGCAGGGTCTCGCACCCTTTCCAAAGAGCTGCAGGCAAAAGGGCATCGTGTGGGGCGGCATATGGCTCGCAGTTTGATGCGCGAAGCCGGTGTTGCCAGTCATCAGCGACGGCGGCACAAGTACAAATCTTCCGGCGTAGAAGCGCTGGTGGCGCCGCATGTGCTCAAGCGCAAGTTTGATGTCACGGCGATCAACCAGGTGTGGTGTGGCGATGTGACGTACATAAAGGTCGGCAAGCGCTGGATGTATTTCGCGGCGGTTCTGGATCTGTTCGCTCGCCGGATCGTGGGGTGGTCGTTTTCAATGATTTCCGATGCCTCGTTGACCTGTGAGGCGCTGCGAATGGCGGTCCAATTGCGAGGCCGTCCAAAAGAGGTGCTGTTTCATTCCGATCAAGGTTGCCAATACACCAGCCATAAATTCAGGAATGAGATGCGCAAGCATGGACTCCTGCAAAGCATGAGTCGTAAAGGTGAGTGCTGGGACAACGCCCCGATGGAGCGTTTCTTTGGGAGCTTGAAGTCAGAGTGGGTGCCAGACGATGGCTACAGCTCGGAGTATGAAGCCCGAGTGGATGTGCAGCGTTATGTGATGCGATACAACAACGTCAGACTCCATAGCTACAACGACTACCGTTCGCCGGTAGCTATGGAGAAACTGGCGGCGTGA
- a CDS encoding DUF6538 domain-containing protein has product MADNLIQKKGESTWYVRLAVPSDVRAAMGGRTVLIRSLQTGLRSEAMERRLAILAEWKAAIAQARGKRAERGDAWKDPVASAANELARKVRELKIEVVLGEEGQISAVPFPIESSVIPYNRIPELDSRRDEAGEVFNKTGIDGQIAKIGFAKEIASAIMVRRFGKMHDLSPTEQVEARLILNDPKAHKPRSPITTGRLKTYREFRESRGGAPKHVDQQVGKMERLSAFLKREELPLNFDTVDKWLNSLDRSPATLSQYLMAGTAFWKWATKYDAEWREEYKDKVNPFLGHDIPQGGVRRQRVRIGKSTRRLTHSSCNVQRWIMMISRLQI; this is encoded by the coding sequence ATGGCTGACAATCTGATCCAGAAGAAAGGCGAATCCACTTGGTATGTCCGGCTGGCCGTCCCTAGCGATGTACGTGCAGCTATGGGTGGGAGGACTGTGCTCATTCGCTCCTTGCAAACAGGGTTACGCAGCGAAGCGATGGAGCGACGACTTGCGATTTTAGCTGAGTGGAAGGCAGCGATTGCACAAGCAAGAGGAAAACGAGCCGAGAGAGGTGACGCTTGGAAAGATCCGGTAGCTTCAGCAGCGAACGAACTTGCACGAAAAGTACGTGAACTGAAAATCGAAGTGGTTCTCGGTGAAGAAGGCCAAATCAGCGCCGTGCCCTTTCCAATCGAAAGCTCGGTAATACCGTACAACCGCATACCAGAGCTGGACTCACGTCGGGATGAAGCTGGAGAGGTCTTTAACAAGACGGGTATAGACGGTCAGATAGCCAAGATTGGTTTTGCCAAAGAAATAGCTTCGGCAATCATGGTTAGACGGTTCGGAAAAATGCACGACCTCTCTCCGACAGAGCAGGTAGAGGCACGACTGATACTCAATGATCCCAAGGCACACAAACCTAGGTCGCCTATCACAACGGGTCGGCTGAAAACATATCGTGAATTCAGGGAAAGCCGTGGCGGTGCCCCTAAGCATGTCGATCAGCAAGTGGGCAAAATGGAACGGTTGTCTGCCTTCCTAAAGCGTGAGGAGCTTCCTCTCAACTTCGACACGGTGGACAAGTGGCTCAACTCTTTGGATCGGTCACCAGCAACACTGAGTCAATACCTCATGGCTGGCACTGCTTTCTGGAAGTGGGCGACCAAATACGACGCCGAATGGCGGGAAGAGTACAAGGACAAGGTGAACCCATTTCTCGGGCACGACATACCGCAAGGTGGGGTGCGGAGACAGCGGGTAAGGATAGGGAAATCTACACGAAGGCTGACACACTCAAGCTGCAACGTGCAGCGCTGGATAATGATGATCAGCCGCTTGCAGATTTGA